The region AAGTCACGAACCGAAAATAAAGGAATCGAGGCTTCTGTTTGGCATGTATTCATAGATTAGCATCTTCTCTTCGCCTTGAATGCAACATCCCAGAAGCTTTACAAGATTCCGGTGCTGGAGTTTGGCGATACATATAACTTCGTTCTTGAATTCGTCTAGTCCTTGTGTGGAACTACTTGAAAGCCTCTTCACAGCTATTTCTTGTCCCTCTTCCAGGATACCCTGAAGATTCCCATTACTTACAGATGAACTCTTTCGAAGTTAAAAGATTGCAATTATTCTTCTTCCCTTTACTCCAATAGAGTACAATCAAGGCCACTCTTTTAAACATTCCACAGTAAAgtaatgatttgtttttttatatttcctttTTTCCCTGCTCACAGTTGCATATTATCCATGTGGATTGAGCATATACTAAACTTTCCATGAAACTGAGTTGAGTTTGTTTATTGTGATACCTTGTAAACACTGCCAAATCCACCCTCTCCAAGCTTATTGCTAAGTGAGAAGTTATCGGTAGCACTCGTTAATGTAAATAAGTCAAACAATGGAAGCTCTAAATCTTTCTTCTCGCTCTCGCCTCTGTAACCTCGTCGAGAGATATCACTCGTTATTCCTGCACAACAGCAGATAGAACCCATAAATGAAAAACTTGTTGACTAGAAGGTTCTAGTAACAGTTATTTGcgtttatctttttctttttaccatGCACATAAATGCAGAGTTCAGACAAAACAACTTACCTGAATTGCCAGTATTTCTTTTTTGCTGCTGCTTCATCTTCCTTTTCCAAATATAGAAGATGAGGCAAAGGATTAGAGTAAGTGTCCCCATTGATAATGCCAAGCTGATTCCAATtgtctttcctttcttcctcttagATCCATCTGTGGGGACAACTCAGTCTTCAGGTTATCTCAAAGTCCAATCATGAAAAGTgcaattttaaaagattgctTTTGCTACGGATCATATAGGTTTCAGAGCCTTGAACTTCATTTCAGCtctcatttttaatattaaacttCATTGAACTCAAACTTCTGTCTACCTATATTTTACATGTTAGGCATGCTAATCAGATATCTAAAATCATTCCTTGTGAGAAAGCTTCTCTTAGAACTAACACGTGTAAGGTGCTGGGATTTTTCTATATCACAACTATAAAGCCATCTGTGTTATCTGACTCATAATGTTGGGCCACTAAATATCAATACGTACAAAATATGAGTAGAACTGAGATAGAAGTGTTACGATCAATGTATATCAGTATAAGAAAAGACATAATTAGAAACAATGGTGCATAAGAGACAAGATTAAAATGATTTGGATATGTCACATGTGAGAAGAGAACCAGGGGATGTACCTGATAGGTGAGTGAATAGAAAACAAGTTGAAAACTCTTAGAAATGATATAAGATGTAATGACCATATAAAAGATATAGCTATTAAAAAAGATGATTAAAAAGGTAGAATTCTTGTAGCCTACACCACCTAATGGGATTTAAggtttttgatgatgacaacaACTTGCTACATAGAAAATGCTATGATGCAAGACAAAATAGGATTATGGCCAAGAAGAAACCAGTGAGATAATATACTAGGCCTTAAGAATCGTAACAACTGTGATGTGGCCAAGCAATCGGTAACTTGAGGAGCTACAATCTCTGTTAAACTATGAACTTCACGAATCAACCTCCAGAAAGAGATAACTCATTCAATGAGCACTGCCACATACCAGTGGTAAATTCATATACAAATTATTCACGGTACAACTTTCTATTCCTACTGGCAGACtgaaaagaatgaaaattaatttgctatCCTTTCCAGTAACTTCATAAATTATTGCAGCAAAATGGATAAACTCATACCTAGCTCAGAAGAAGCCACCCTTATGTAGATAATTTGTCCATTTTCAGTGAATTGTCTGATGTCAATCAGGTCTTCGAACCAAAGCAAGCAGCCACTTCCCTCCCCAGTAATGTTCAGAGTTGCATAAGCCATACAAGAGCAATTCCTCAAGCAAACTGTGTAGCATTCCTTAAGGTTCATACTTTCGTTAAACGACGAATGCTGGGTGTCCGGCAGCTTAACACCGGTATACTCAAGGAATCCATCTCCACTTGCGCAATCCAAAGGAGTCCTTCTAACACACCCATTTGAAGCAACTCCCATGGCCCATTCATTTGGGAACCTGGGCACAAATCTCTCCAAACACCCACAAATTGGAGATTGGTTAACATTACACCGGCCATACGCCCCACAAACCGCGTAGTAATCGCAGGCATCTGTCGGTCCACTGAGGTAAAGCACCCATCCTCTCCCATCCACCCAAGTCCAACGTTGCACCAAACCGTTTTCCCTAATCAAAAACCTTGAAATCACAGAACTGTTAAGTAGGTCATAGCTGTAGTAAATCTCCCTCTTATCAACAACAAAATTGAATCTGTAAATGCTGTTCTTTTTCAAACTGGGATCACCACTGAACCTTAGGCCATTCCAGGGTCCAGACCTATACCAAAAGACCGAACCATTACTCCCCCAAAATTGGGGATATCCATGAATATCCAGCCAATATGTGAAAAGGCCCTGACCAGGATCATCACTGCTTTTCCAGGATGATAAGTACCAGTCTCTCCCAGTTGCCAAGTTCTTCCCAATCTTCATTCCTGGCAAAAGGGTATCAGTTGGATAATCAAAACTCTGCCACAGAAAATTCTCTGGATTATCATCATTTGCATCTTTAACAACCAGATTCCCAGAGTCCAAAAGCTGGGCAATTGGGTTCTTTACATGTCTAGAGGTGTTGGAAGACCAGATGCTTGTTAGATTATTAAGGCTAGTTGTTAAGAAAGTTTGTTTTTTATCTCTTGTTGAATAAGTCTAGCTATGGTTGTTACATAGTTAGAGATATATTAGGGATCAGATTGGTTGCtttttatcttcctatttttctgctGATTAGGAGGAAGTAGTTGGTATGTTTTACTATTTAAATCATTGTAGAACTTGAACTTCCGATCTAAGAAAGATTCTACATTCaagttgtttttctttatttcctttcatggtatcagagccctttTTTTATCTTAAGGGTCTGTGAAaacttcaacaaaaaaaaaaatctccattCTTCTTGCCATCTGCCTACCTTTTCAACCTCAGAAAAATAACCCTCAAAAGCCAACCTAAATGTCATCATTCAACAGTAGCTTCATCGTCCCATCACCACAGCTCTTCAATGGT is a window of Diospyros lotus cultivar Yz01 chromosome 10, ASM1463336v1, whole genome shotgun sequence DNA encoding:
- the LOC127811172 gene encoding G-type lectin S-receptor-like serine/threonine-protein kinase At4g27290 — encoded protein: MTFRLAFEGYFSEVEKTYSTRDKKQTFLTTSLNNLTSIWSSNTSRHVKNPIAQLLDSGNLVVKDANDDNPENFLWQSFDYPTDTLLPGMKIGKNLATGRDWYLSSWKSSDDPGQGLFTYWLDIHGYPQFWGSNGSVFWYRSGPWNGLRFSGDPSLKKNSIYRFNFVVDKREIYYSYDLLNSSVISRFLIRENGLVQRWTWVDGRGWVLYLSGPTDACDYYAVCGAYGRCNVNQSPICGCLERFVPRFPNEWAMGVASNGCVRRTPLDCASGDGFLEYTGVKLPDTQHSSFNESMNLKECYTVCLRNCSCMAYATLNITGEGSGCLLWFEDLIDIRQFTENGQIIYIRVASSELDGSKRKKGKTIGISLALSMGTLTLILCLIFYIWKRKMKQQQKRNTGNSGITSDISRRGYRGESEKKDLELPLFDLFTLTSATDNFSLSNKLGEGGFGSVYKGILEEGQEIAVKRLSSSSTQGLDEFKNEVICIAKLQHRNLVKLLGCCIQGEEKMLIYEYMPNRSLDSFIFDKSRSAILDWPKRFHIINGIARGLLYLHQDSRLRIIHRDLKASNILLDSSMNPKISDFGMARSFGGDETEANTKRVVGTYGYMSPEYAVDGFFSVKSDVFSFGVLVLEIVSGKRNRGFFHADHSLNLLGHAWMLYKEGRFLDLLDEAVSRDSCYLSEVLRSLHVGLLCVQQHPEDRPTMASVVLMLGSGGPLPDPKQPGFFTARNLAEADCSSGNQASSSTNDFTITVVQPR